AGCgtgccctcgccgaggccaacgccaaggcggtggaggcgcagGTTAAGCTTCGGcgggcggagctcgacgcgcaggcgcgggcccgcgaggcgacggcggtgcccccggcgatgacgccgcggtcCGCCGGTGACCTCGAGATGCTCCTCGCGAACATGACCAAGGCTCACGCGCAGGCGCTGCAgagggccgaggcggcggaggggaaATCCAGGAGCCTGCACCGGGAGTTGGAGCAcaccaaggctgcggcggaggaggctggaaagcgcgtcgcgagcgccatcgacgcgatgcgcgcgcagGGGCTGGAGGCTTCCATTTCGCACCAGGCTTCGAACGATGACgttcccgcgccgagcggcgggagccggcGCAAGAGCGTCTTGACCCTGGCCCCCACCATGCAGCGGCTCCACTCGGACCTCGCCAAGGTCACAAAGGAGAAGGATgatctcgagcgcgaggtggcgacgctcagagcggcgcgcgcgcctttACCCGCGAGTCCCgtccgaggcgtcgtcgccggcgacgatcacctcgcgtcgcgacgggcggagGTTGATAGGCTCGACGCGGCCATTGCCGATCGCTCCAGGCAGCTTCGCaagatggaggcggcggcggcgactatGAAATTCGCGTTTGGGGACAACACCGAGGCGCCCACGATGTCCGTCGTCTCCGTGTCCCAGCTCCAGCCCGCGCACCAGCAGAGGCGCGCGTCCGACGGGGGTTGCTCCGGTCTCCCCGGCCGGTCGCTGCCCACCCCGAGGACCCGGGCGAGAACGTCCATTCGGATCGCGCACGGGTGTCCGAGCGATGAGTCGGGACGAGACACGCaagacgcgccgcgggagcccagcccgggcgcggagctccgccgcagggcgatcgcgatggggatgcgcgcgtcgccgttcgcgaaGCGCAAGCGCGCGCCGTGAGTGACTTGACGGGGTGAGAAGATGAACCAAAGATTGATAAACGCAAACGCATTCGCAATCGACCGACGTCAATATTAAGCGTCGCATGGTCTATTCTAAGCTAATCTTACGACAGCACACAGACGGAGGGGTCACGAccgcgcgaaggagctcACTCACGCGAAGCTGCgtgcgtccccgtccccgtcgtcaccggcggttcgttccgccccgtccccgtccccgtcccgtcCATCAACCGGGAACCACCGCGAATCCCTCAACTTTGTCAGTCGGACCGTGACATACCACGACGCCGGCAACACaatcgcgaacgcggcgactACGAACCCCACCGACACgagcgtccgcgagcgccagtcCGTTATGGGGTAGATGAACTCGTCCCCGCGGTGGTTCGTGGCGCCCGGGACGAACGTGTACACCACGTTGAAGCAGACGTAGACTCCCCCATACATGTAAGCATTCGTCAAATCCGCGAAAGAGGCCAACGTGAACCTGTTGAGCGTCGCAAAGTCGACGAGCGTGACGGCGTACAACGCcccgtgcgcgacgacgttgtGCGGGGTGACCGGGCCGTACCACGGGCGCCACAACACGCCCCAGTACACCACCGTGATGAACAGCTGCGCGACGGGGGTGATGCATTTGA
This DNA window, taken from Micromonas commoda chromosome 2, complete sequence, encodes the following:
- a CDS encoding predicted protein, whose translation is MDADSQTSSHASAGALGWAAEKARWRDTVLRCPGLGDHRVVLARDSVACLACALELYVFLHLMIRDDGIPYYFIWLTNWTGMATVAYAVLHAWATRRAARLRDDVAYRDQSGVRDDDSTPVPAGVHALWALKCITPVAQLFITVVYWGVLWRPWYGPVTPHNVVAHGALYAVTLVDFATLNRFTLASFADLTNAYMYGGVYVCFNVVYTFVPGATNHRGDEFIYPITDWRSRTLVSVGFVVAAFAIVLPASWYVTVRLTKLRDSRWFPVDGRDGDGDGAERTAGDDGDGDARSFA